From Acinetobacter suaedae, one genomic window encodes:
- the prfA gene encoding peptide chain release factor 1 has product MKASLRLRLDQLCDRHEELTALLADVEVISDNKRFRKLSREHNDLTEITDVWGKYRQAEEDIETAEMMKSDPDFKDMAEEEIKENKALLIELEDQLNVLMIPKDPNDANAAYLEIRAGTGGDEAAIFSGDLFRMYSKYAETQGWRIEVLSENEGEHGGYKEVICRIDGEGVYGRLKFESGAHRVQRVPATESQGRVHTSACTVAILPEVDVDTTVEINPADLRIDTYRASGAGGQHINKTDSAVRITHIPSGVVVECQEERSQHKNKAKAMALLVSRLENAKRAAADAATSEMRRDLVGSGDRSERIRTYNYPQGRMTDHRINLTLYKLDAIMEGDLTELLDSLHREYQADQLAMLAQENGG; this is encoded by the coding sequence ATGAAAGCATCACTCCGTTTAAGACTAGATCAACTCTGTGATCGTCACGAAGAGCTGACTGCATTACTCGCTGATGTAGAAGTGATTTCAGACAATAAACGATTTCGTAAACTGTCCCGTGAACATAATGATTTAACCGAAATCACAGACGTTTGGGGTAAATATCGTCAGGCAGAAGAAGACATCGAAACTGCTGAAATGATGAAATCAGATCCAGATTTTAAGGACATGGCAGAGGAAGAAATTAAAGAAAATAAAGCCCTTTTAATTGAGCTTGAAGATCAATTGAATGTGTTGATGATTCCTAAAGATCCAAATGATGCCAATGCTGCTTATCTTGAGATTCGTGCAGGAACAGGTGGTGATGAAGCGGCAATTTTCTCTGGCGATTTATTCCGAATGTATAGTAAATATGCGGAGACACAAGGCTGGCGTATTGAAGTGCTTTCAGAAAATGAAGGTGAACATGGCGGTTATAAAGAAGTCATTTGCCGTATTGATGGCGAAGGTGTGTATGGTCGCTTGAAATTCGAAAGTGGTGCGCATCGTGTACAACGTGTGCCTGCGACAGAGTCTCAAGGTCGTGTACATACTTCAGCGTGTACAGTTGCGATTCTTCCCGAAGTTGATGTCGACACCACAGTTGAAATTAATCCAGCAGATTTACGTATCGATACTTATCGTGCTTCAGGTGCAGGTGGTCAGCACATTAACAAAACCGATTCGGCAGTACGTATCACTCATATTCCATCGGGGGTAGTGGTGGAATGTCAGGAAGAACGTTCACAGCATAAAAACAAAGCCAAAGCGATGGCTCTGTTAGTGTCGAGATTAGAAAATGCCAAACGCGCAGCTGCTGATGCTGCAACCTCAGAAATGCGCCGTGATTTGGTTGGTTCTGGTGATCGTTCTGAGCGTATTCGTACTTATAACTATCCGCAAGGTCGTATGACTGATCATCGTATCAATCTGACTTTATATAAGTTAGATGCAATTATGGAAGGTGATTTAACGGAATTGCTGGATAGCTTACATCGTGAATATCAAGCTGATCAGTTAGCAATGCTTGCACAGGAAAATGGCGGCTAA
- the glyA gene encoding serine hydroxymethyltransferase yields MFANISIAEFDPKLAQAIASEGERQEAHIELIASENYCSPAVMEAQGSKLTNKYAEGYPGKRYYGGCEYVDVIEQLAIDRAKELFGADYANVQPHAGSQANSAVYLALLNPGDTVLGMSLAHGGHLTHGAKVSFSGKTYNAVQYGLNPETGEIDYEEVERLALEYKPRMIVAGFSAYSQVVDWQRFRDIADKVGAYLFVDMAHVAGLVAAGVYPNPVQIADVTTTTTHKTLRGPRSGLILAKANEEIEKKLQSAVFPGNQGGPLMHAIAAKAICFKEAMSEDFKTYQQQVVKNAQAMAEVLMARGYDVVSGGTENHLFLLSLIKQDVTGKDADAWLGAAHITVNKNSVPNDPRSPFVTSGIRIGTPAVTTRGFGESEVRELAGWIADIIDSKGDEKVIAEVKAKVEAVCAKFPVYVN; encoded by the coding sequence ATGTTTGCCAATATTTCTATTGCTGAATTTGATCCAAAATTAGCTCAAGCGATTGCTTCTGAAGGCGAACGCCAAGAAGCTCATATTGAGTTAATTGCATCTGAAAACTATTGCTCTCCTGCTGTGATGGAAGCACAAGGATCAAAACTTACTAACAAATATGCAGAAGGCTATCCTGGCAAACGCTATTATGGCGGTTGTGAATATGTTGATGTAATCGAGCAACTTGCAATTGACCGTGCAAAAGAGTTGTTTGGTGCAGACTATGCAAACGTTCAGCCACACGCTGGTTCACAAGCAAATTCTGCTGTTTACTTAGCATTACTTAATCCAGGCGATACTGTTTTAGGTATGAGCTTAGCGCATGGTGGTCACTTAACACATGGTGCTAAAGTTAGCTTCTCTGGTAAAACTTATAATGCAGTTCAGTATGGCTTAAACCCAGAAACGGGTGAAATCGATTATGAAGAAGTAGAGCGTTTAGCTTTAGAATATAAACCACGCATGATTGTTGCTGGTTTTTCTGCTTATAGCCAAGTTGTTGATTGGCAGCGTTTCCGTGATATCGCCGATAAAGTTGGTGCTTATCTTTTTGTTGATATGGCTCACGTTGCAGGTTTAGTTGCTGCTGGTGTTTACCCGAACCCAGTTCAAATTGCTGATGTAACAACGACTACAACGCATAAGACACTTCGTGGTCCACGTTCTGGTTTAATCCTTGCAAAAGCAAATGAAGAAATCGAGAAGAAACTTCAATCTGCTGTATTCCCTGGTAACCAAGGTGGTCCTTTGATGCATGCAATTGCTGCTAAAGCAATTTGTTTCAAAGAAGCAATGTCTGAAGATTTTAAAACTTACCAACAACAAGTCGTGAAAAACGCTCAAGCTATGGCTGAAGTGTTAATGGCTCGTGGTTATGATGTTGTTTCTGGTGGTACAGAAAACCATTTATTCTTATTGTCTTTAATCAAACAAGACGTAACGGGTAAAGATGCTGATGCATGGTTAGGTGCAGCGCATATCACTGTGAACAAAAACTCAGTTCCAAATGACCCACGTTCTCCATTCGTAACTTCTGGTATCCGTATCGGTACTCCAGCTGTTACAACTCGTGGTTTTGGTGAATCTGAAGTTCGTGAACTTGCTGGTTGGATTGCTGATATCATCGATAGTAAAGGTGATGAAAAAGTTATCGCTGAAGTAAAAGCTAAAGTTGAGGCTGTTTGTGCAAAATTCCCTGTATATGTAAACTAA
- a CDS encoding alpha/beta hydrolase, producing MKMKLLTVVILSSSLFFTACGGGDGNTSYIPKPTIPENNIQEPVVGIPELYTKSDFSAVASESLVMTYKMLGQNGKETMATSLLFVPGGPMPATGWKIVAWAHGTTGVADQCAPSRQATHAAIQSMISQFLAAGYVVVAPDYEGLGEPSGRELHPFLNLKSEAYSITDAVVAARAYLASRGKLTSQQWMTVGHSQGGHAALGAAQYASRAKLDYKGTIAIAPASNLELILRKGEESVENAPVEQQIPMYAQLDTYTALITAGLRNLQPTFSYINVFKSPTDQIASRAELDCADVLGGRFGGAMQTHLQSNVDLTNYPRTQINFMQLSLVKSFLEKDSQPAQVKLNQPVIIYQGAKDTTVPKLATDALVLSARNKGSNIQYISNAEWDHGTVYGANIENIVNDVKTMMPAN from the coding sequence ATGAAAATGAAATTATTGACGGTTGTGATACTAAGTTCTAGCTTGTTTTTTACTGCTTGTGGTGGTGGCGATGGAAATACTAGCTATATACCAAAACCAACGATACCTGAAAATAATATTCAAGAGCCTGTAGTTGGTATACCAGAGCTTTATACAAAGTCCGATTTTAGTGCTGTAGCATCAGAAAGCTTGGTGATGACCTATAAAATGCTAGGGCAGAATGGTAAAGAGACTATGGCAACCAGCTTGCTATTTGTTCCGGGTGGACCAATGCCTGCAACTGGCTGGAAAATTGTTGCATGGGCACATGGTACAACTGGTGTCGCGGATCAATGTGCACCAAGTCGTCAAGCAACCCATGCTGCTATTCAGAGTATGATTAGCCAATTTCTGGCGGCAGGTTATGTGGTGGTTGCGCCTGATTATGAGGGGCTTGGTGAACCCAGTGGTCGGGAACTACATCCTTTTTTAAATCTAAAAAGTGAAGCCTATTCGATTACTGATGCTGTGGTCGCTGCACGTGCTTATCTAGCTAGTCGCGGAAAACTCACTTCACAACAATGGATGACCGTAGGGCATTCCCAAGGTGGTCACGCAGCTTTGGGAGCAGCACAATACGCAAGTCGAGCTAAACTTGATTACAAAGGAACTATTGCCATTGCACCAGCGTCAAACCTTGAACTCATATTAAGAAAGGGTGAGGAGTCTGTTGAAAATGCGCCTGTTGAGCAGCAAATACCTATGTATGCTCAACTAGATACATACACAGCATTAATCACCGCTGGATTGCGCAATCTCCAGCCTACGTTTAGCTACATAAATGTTTTTAAATCGCCAACAGATCAAATTGCGAGTAGGGCCGAATTAGATTGTGCAGATGTGCTAGGAGGAAGGTTTGGTGGGGCTATGCAAACGCATTTGCAAAGTAATGTTGATTTAACAAATTATCCCCGTACGCAGATCAATTTTATGCAACTTTCATTAGTTAAATCATTTTTGGAAAAAGACTCACAACCTGCTCAGGTTAAATTAAATCAACCAGTGATTATTTATCAAGGTGCAAAAGATACAACTGTTCCAAAATTAGCAACAGATGCATTGGTATTGAGCGCAAGAAATAAAGGTTCAAATATTCAATATATTTCCAATGCTGAATGGGACCACGGTACAGTATATGGTGCGAATATTGAAAATATTGTGAATGATGTGAAAACAATGATGCCAGCTAATTAA
- a CDS encoding 3'-5' exonuclease — protein MQTIILDTETHTLNGLPIEIAYAPIEIESGKLSLDKKKIFDQLYQVGQPISFAAMAVHHILESDLVDQPFYNEFQLPTETTYIIGHNVDYDIAAIARCGVEISHLKPICTLALARHVWPDAEAHNISALIYLISKGSDKAREMLKGAHRADADIILTANILMHIIHQLDIQNIEQLYTASEEARIPKSITFGKHKGTAIQDLPTDYVQWLLRQDDLDVYLRKALETQLMK, from the coding sequence ATGCAAACCATTATTCTAGATACTGAAACACATACACTAAATGGTTTGCCGATTGAAATCGCCTATGCGCCTATCGAAATTGAAAGTGGCAAACTGAGTTTAGATAAGAAAAAAATTTTTGATCAGTTATATCAAGTTGGTCAACCGATATCCTTTGCAGCAATGGCTGTCCATCATATTTTAGAATCTGATCTGGTAGATCAACCTTTTTATAATGAATTCCAACTCCCAACAGAAACAACTTATATTATTGGTCACAATGTTGATTATGACATCGCAGCAATCGCACGTTGTGGTGTGGAAATATCTCATTTAAAACCCATCTGTACGCTTGCATTGGCACGACATGTCTGGCCTGATGCTGAGGCGCATAACATTTCAGCATTAATTTACTTAATTTCCAAAGGCAGCGATAAAGCAAGAGAAATGCTAAAAGGCGCACATCGTGCAGATGCAGATATCATTTTAACTGCTAATATTTTGATGCATATCATCCACCAACTTGATATTCAAAATATCGAACAACTTTATACTGCATCAGAAGAAGCTCGCATTCCGAAATCGATTACTTTTGGGAAGCACAAAGGCACTGCGATTCAAGATTTGCCTACAGATTATGTGCAATGGTTGCTTCGTCAAGATGACCTTGATGTCTATTTACGTAAAGCACTAGAAACGCAGTTGATGAAATAA
- a CDS encoding ABC transporter ATP-binding protein translates to MTDALVLSDLSKTYRNGFQALKGINLTVPEGEFYALLGPNGAGKSTTIGIISSLTKKTSGSVEIFGHNLDTHPSHAKQCLGVVPQEFNFGQFEKTFDILVTQAGYYGIPRKLAEQRAEYYLEKLGLWEKRNIQSRMLSGGMKRRLMIARAMMHEPKLLILDEPTAGVDIELRRSMWDFLTEMNEKGTSIILTTHYLEEAEMLCRRIAIIDRGVIKEDTSMKGFLNQLNEESFICDLADPINRMDLNIIGFKFNLIDPVTLEVTMDKAHSMNDLFLLLQSQNIQVSSMRNKSNRLEELFVKMVEKNLTGADQ, encoded by the coding sequence ATGACTGATGCTTTGGTATTAAGCGATTTGTCCAAAACTTATCGTAATGGTTTTCAGGCGTTAAAAGGTATCAATTTAACTGTGCCTGAGGGTGAATTCTATGCATTATTAGGACCTAATGGTGCAGGTAAATCAACCACGATCGGCATCATCAGCTCACTAACCAAAAAAACATCGGGTTCAGTTGAGATCTTTGGTCACAACTTGGACACACACCCTTCACATGCAAAACAATGTTTAGGTGTTGTGCCACAAGAATTCAATTTCGGTCAATTTGAAAAGACCTTTGATATCTTGGTAACACAAGCTGGCTACTATGGCATTCCTAGAAAGTTAGCTGAACAGCGTGCAGAATATTATTTAGAAAAACTCGGACTTTGGGAAAAGCGTAATATCCAATCACGTATGCTTTCAGGTGGTATGAAACGTCGCTTGATGATCGCGCGTGCCATGATGCATGAACCGAAACTGCTTATCCTCGACGAACCTACTGCTGGTGTCGACATTGAATTACGTCGCTCAATGTGGGATTTTCTAACAGAGATGAACGAAAAAGGCACATCTATTATTCTTACGACACATTACCTAGAAGAAGCTGAAATGTTGTGTCGTCGAATTGCGATCATTGACCGAGGTGTAATTAAAGAAGATACCTCAATGAAAGGTTTCCTCAATCAACTCAATGAAGAATCATTCATTTGTGATTTGGCTGATCCAATAAATCGCATGGATCTAAATATTATTGGTTTCAAATTTAACTTAATTGACCCAGTCACTCTCGAAGTAACAATGGATAAAGCACATAGCATGAATGATTTATTTTTGTTATTGCAATCTCAGAATATACAAGTCAGCAGTATGCGCAATAAGTCTAATCGCTTAGAAGAACTATTCGTCAAAATGGTTGAGAAAAACCTCACAGGAGCGGATCAATGA
- a CDS encoding ABC transporter permease, whose amino-acid sequence MNFSQLRTALWTLVVKEIRRFMRIWPQTLLPPAITMSLYFVIFGNLVGSRIGEMGGFSYMQFIVPGLIMMAIITNSYANVSSSFFSAKFQKSIEELIMSPVPLHLILWGYVIGGVCRGVLVGLIVTLMSLFFTQLEIYNFFVTIYTVIITSLLFSLGGFINAVYAKSFDDISIIPTFVLTPLTYLGGVFYAISALSPFWQNLSLINPIVYMVNAFRFGILGHSDVNVSFSLGIVTLCCLVLYAIAYHLLARGSGMRE is encoded by the coding sequence ATGAACTTTAGTCAGTTACGAACCGCACTGTGGACTTTAGTTGTTAAAGAAATTCGTCGCTTTATGCGTATTTGGCCTCAAACCCTACTCCCACCTGCGATTACAATGAGTTTATATTTTGTGATTTTCGGAAATTTAGTGGGTTCACGCATTGGGGAAATGGGTGGCTTTAGCTATATGCAATTTATTGTGCCAGGCTTGATTATGATGGCAATCATCACAAACAGTTATGCCAACGTCTCTTCAAGTTTCTTTAGTGCAAAATTCCAAAAAAGTATTGAAGAACTGATTATGAGTCCAGTGCCATTGCATCTAATCCTTTGGGGTTATGTGATTGGTGGTGTCTGTCGCGGTGTTTTAGTTGGGTTGATTGTAACCTTGATGAGTCTATTCTTTACTCAACTAGAAATTTATAATTTCTTCGTGACAATATATACCGTCATTATTACCTCATTATTATTCTCTCTTGGCGGTTTTATTAATGCTGTCTACGCAAAGTCGTTTGATGATATCTCGATCATTCCAACCTTTGTATTAACACCACTCACTTATTTAGGTGGCGTGTTTTATGCGATTAGTGCATTAAGCCCATTTTGGCAAAACTTATCCTTAATTAATCCGATTGTGTATATGGTCAATGCTTTCCGCTTTGGCATTTTGGGACACAGTGATGTCAATGTTTCCTTCTCTTTAGGCATTGTGACACTTTGCTGTCTTGTTTTGTATGCAATCGCTTATCATTTATTGGCTCGTGGTTCAGGAATGCGTGAATGA
- the queF gene encoding NADPH-dependent 7-cyano-7-deazaguanine reductase QueF (Catalyzes the NADPH-dependent reduction of 7-cyano-7-deazaguanine (preQ0) to 7-aminomethyl-7-deazaguanine (preQ1) in queuosine biosynthesis) codes for MSVEHSQLGKETQYPTQYQPEVLFPISRAESRQQYADVEGITQGKDWWHVFEISWLNQLGLPQVAIGRLTLPASSPNLIESKSLKLYFNSLNFTKFDSKEALIETVERDLSSAAGAKIELQLFQVDDLEISKPQGICIDDLVPERLSEHPDPTLLQLDTTTEDDVEITLYSHLLRSNCPVTGQPDWGTIFIRFQGKKPCYRSLLAYIISYRQHNGFHEQCVEQIFADIWKLLKPQKLMVYATYTRRGGLDINPCRVSDLSWMPEPIRLARQ; via the coding sequence ATGAGTGTTGAACATTCTCAATTGGGTAAAGAAACCCAGTACCCAACTCAATATCAGCCAGAGGTTTTATTTCCAATCTCTCGCGCTGAATCTCGTCAACAATATGCTGATGTTGAAGGGATCACTCAAGGTAAAGACTGGTGGCATGTATTTGAAATTTCATGGCTCAATCAGTTAGGCCTACCTCAGGTTGCAATTGGTCGTTTGACACTACCTGCTAGCTCACCCAATTTGATTGAATCGAAGTCGCTAAAACTTTATTTCAATAGCTTGAACTTCACAAAGTTTGATTCAAAAGAAGCGCTCATCGAAACTGTTGAGCGTGATTTATCCTCTGCTGCAGGTGCAAAAATTGAGCTGCAACTTTTTCAAGTTGATGATTTAGAGATTTCAAAACCCCAAGGGATCTGTATCGATGATCTGGTTCCCGAGCGCTTATCTGAACATCCTGACCCAACTTTGCTGCAGCTAGATACAACAACTGAAGATGACGTCGAGATCACGCTATACTCGCATTTATTAAGAAGTAATTGTCCTGTCACTGGTCAACCTGACTGGGGTACGATTTTTATCCGTTTTCAAGGCAAAAAACCTTGTTATCGCAGCCTATTAGCTTATATTATCTCCTACCGTCAGCATAATGGTTTTCATGAGCAATGTGTTGAGCAAATATTTGCTGACATTTGGAAGCTGCTCAAACCTCAGAAACTGATGGTCTATGCGACTTATACTCGTCGAGGTGGATTGGATATTAATCCATGTCGAGTATCTGATTTGTCATGGATGCCTGAGCCAATTCGCTTGGCACGACAATAA
- the rodA gene encoding rod shape-determining protein RodA, giving the protein MSPSSQYKFLRQAPRDGLSTATQPSRWQQLHIDPWLSLFLILNAILGLTILYSASAQNIGLVSRQAISFCIGFVVMFSLAQIPPKVYQAFSPYFYAFGVLSLLAVMIFGEVRMGAQRWIDIPGFGSVQPSEFMKIGMPMMIAWFLSRKALPPSFSQVFLSLILILIPFVLIAEQPDLGTSLLVIASGIFVLFLSGLSWKLIAAAAGAVAIVIPIAWHFLLHNYQRQRVLTLLNPEADALGTGWNIIQSKTAIGSGGFSGKGFLEGTQSHLHFLPEGHTDFIIAAYSEEFGLIGVTLLILLYFAIIFRTFQIGLQSFHNYGRLVAGAFGLSFFVYVFVNAGMVSGILPVVGVPLPFMSYGGTAIITLMATFGLVMSIHTHR; this is encoded by the coding sequence ATGTCTCCAAGCTCTCAATACAAATTTTTACGTCAAGCACCACGTGATGGCTTAAGCACAGCGACACAGCCCTCTCGTTGGCAACAACTGCATATCGACCCATGGCTTAGTCTTTTTTTGATTTTAAATGCCATACTTGGGTTGACCATCTTATATAGTGCCTCGGCACAAAATATTGGCTTAGTAAGTAGACAAGCAATCAGTTTTTGCATAGGTTTTGTGGTCATGTTTAGCTTGGCGCAAATCCCCCCAAAAGTGTATCAAGCATTTTCACCCTATTTTTATGCTTTCGGCGTTTTGTCTTTACTTGCTGTAATGATTTTCGGTGAAGTGCGTATGGGGGCACAGCGTTGGATCGATATCCCTGGTTTTGGAAGCGTACAACCCAGTGAGTTTATGAAAATTGGCATGCCAATGATGATCGCTTGGTTTTTATCTCGTAAAGCCCTTCCACCTAGTTTCTCTCAGGTTTTTCTATCACTTATCCTGATTCTGATTCCTTTTGTACTGATTGCTGAACAGCCCGATCTAGGCACATCATTATTGGTGATTGCAAGTGGAATTTTTGTACTTTTCTTGAGTGGTTTATCTTGGAAACTAATTGCCGCTGCTGCGGGTGCTGTTGCGATCGTGATCCCAATTGCATGGCACTTCTTACTACACAATTATCAACGGCAACGTGTACTAACTTTATTAAACCCTGAAGCAGATGCTTTAGGCACAGGTTGGAACATTATTCAGTCGAAAACAGCGATTGGCTCAGGTGGTTTTTCTGGAAAAGGTTTTTTAGAGGGTACCCAGTCACATCTACATTTTTTACCAGAAGGTCACACAGACTTCATCATTGCCGCCTATTCAGAAGAATTTGGTTTAATTGGTGTGACACTGCTGATCCTTTTGTATTTCGCAATTATTTTTAGAACTTTTCAAATTGGTTTACAAAGTTTCCATAACTATGGTCGTCTAGTTGCTGGCGCATTTGGTTTGTCATTTTTTGTTTATGTATTTGTAAATGCAGGCATGGTCAGTGGTATTTTACCTGTAGTGGGCGTGCCGTTGCCTTTTATGAGTTACGGCGGGACTGCAATTATTACACTTATGGCGACTTTTGGACTGGTTATGTCTATTCATACGCATCGATAA
- the mltB gene encoding lytic murein transglycosylase B — MLNNTLNKTVRFLSLSAGLFLSCNWVHANEFYSHPNYSAFKQKTMSTYGLSSEQVDTAMSGARNLPNILNIMTRPGESKPWYEYRSMFLVEGTIQRGIRFKNQYEDALNRAEQQFGVPKAVILGILGVETGYGANKGSFVTRDALATLAFGYPRRADYFSDELSALIAWTYKEGYPTNSIVGSYAGAIGYPQFMPSNIQKLGVDYDGNGHIDLRNSAVDAIGSIANYLAKHGWERDRPIGFPARYLGNDPESIIAKDLTMPTPYGELKRLGITPVNPLVKIDDLDLVNVIQLQDRSGPIYYITYPNFQVITTYNRSRMYATAVWLLGTEVASR, encoded by the coding sequence ATGTTGAATAACACTTTAAATAAAACAGTTCGATTTCTTAGCTTAAGTGCAGGTTTATTCTTAAGCTGTAATTGGGTACATGCCAATGAGTTTTACTCCCACCCTAACTATTCAGCGTTTAAGCAAAAAACGATGTCAACTTATGGCTTGAGTAGCGAGCAAGTTGATACAGCCATGAGCGGTGCACGTAACCTACCGAACATTTTAAATATCATGACCCGTCCTGGTGAAAGTAAACCTTGGTACGAGTATCGATCAATGTTCTTGGTTGAGGGTACAATTCAACGTGGTATCCGCTTTAAAAATCAGTATGAAGATGCTCTAAATCGCGCAGAACAGCAATTTGGTGTGCCTAAAGCGGTCATCCTCGGTATTCTAGGTGTAGAAACAGGTTATGGAGCCAATAAAGGTTCTTTCGTTACACGTGATGCTTTAGCAACCTTGGCTTTTGGTTACCCACGTCGAGCTGACTACTTCAGTGATGAATTGTCAGCGCTCATCGCATGGACTTACAAAGAAGGTTATCCAACCAATAGCATCGTAGGTTCATATGCTGGTGCAATCGGTTACCCACAGTTTATGCCAAGTAATATCCAAAAACTGGGCGTCGATTACGATGGTAATGGTCACATTGATTTAAGAAATTCTGCTGTTGATGCTATAGGATCAATTGCAAATTATTTAGCTAAACATGGCTGGGAACGTGATCGCCCGATTGGCTTTCCAGCACGTTATCTTGGAAATGATCCAGAAAGTATCATTGCAAAAGATTTAACAATGCCTACGCCTTATGGTGAGTTAAAACGACTTGGGATTACACCTGTTAATCCACTCGTCAAAATTGATGATCTTGATCTAGTGAATGTCATTCAGCTGCAAGATCGTTCTGGTCCAATTTATTACATTACTTACCCAAATTTCCAAGTCATTACGACCTATAACAGAAGCCGTATGTACGCAACTGCTGTATGGTTATTAGGCACTGAAGTAGCTAGTCGATAG
- a CDS encoding septal ring lytic transglycosylase RlpA family protein: MQFSLKYILALTAGLSLSPLHAEMVQSTSLNSDVEGSNLAARVLSKDSQNFNSRLSNVNSLSITERSGDQVRRQTIAAKIDIPEEEPSVIEKLNTVASNTVRKFSQTGVASWYGRQFHGRKTASGETFDMNAMTAAHRSLPLNCYIRVTNKDNGKSVVVKVNDRGPFHGNRVLDLSYGAAKQIGITNAGLAKVSIERVDGPNS; encoded by the coding sequence ATGCAGTTTTCGCTAAAATATATTCTAGCGCTGACGGCAGGCTTAAGTTTAAGCCCGTTACATGCTGAAATGGTTCAGTCTACATCGTTGAACAGTGATGTTGAAGGTTCTAATTTAGCAGCCCGCGTTCTTAGCAAAGATTCTCAAAATTTTAATTCGCGTCTTTCAAACGTAAATAGTCTTTCAATCACTGAGCGCTCAGGTGATCAAGTACGTCGCCAAACGATCGCTGCTAAAATTGATATCCCTGAAGAAGAGCCTTCAGTGATTGAAAAACTGAATACAGTTGCATCGAACACTGTACGTAAGTTTAGTCAAACTGGTGTTGCTTCTTGGTATGGTCGTCAATTCCATGGCCGTAAAACAGCAAGTGGTGAAACATTTGATATGAATGCAATGACCGCTGCTCATCGTAGCCTACCGCTCAACTGCTATATCCGTGTAACGAACAAGGACAATGGCAAAAGCGTAGTAGTTAAGGTAAATGATCGTGGTCCTTTCCATGGTAACCGCGTATTAGACTTATCTTATGGTGCTGCAAAGCAAATCGGTATTACTAATGCTGGACTTGCTAAAGTAAGCATCGAACGTGTTGATGGTCCAAATTCATAA
- a CDS encoding Mpo1 family 2-hydroxy fatty acid dioxygenase encodes MKSIDEWFEEYSDSHQNQTNKKIHWVCVPAILFSIIGILAHFSTLLTALLLVLTLVFYARLDIVLAVAMAALLAVMAWLIIILPVGVGFYIGIFVIAWIGQFYGHKIEGKKPSFFKDLQFLLIGPVWCMDAYLAKVLPKWKLRQKSAITS; translated from the coding sequence GTGAAATCGATCGATGAATGGTTTGAGGAATATAGCGACAGCCATCAAAATCAAACCAATAAGAAAATCCATTGGGTTTGCGTTCCAGCAATCCTGTTTTCGATTATTGGGATCCTAGCGCATTTCAGCACTCTGCTCACAGCTCTATTGCTTGTGCTCACTTTAGTTTTTTACGCACGTTTAGATATTGTACTTGCGGTCGCGATGGCTGCACTTCTCGCAGTAATGGCATGGTTAATCATCATTCTTCCAGTCGGTGTCGGCTTTTATATTGGGATCTTTGTCATTGCTTGGATCGGTCAATTTTATGGACATAAAATTGAAGGTAAGAAGCCATCATTCTTCAAAGACCTACAATTCCTTCTGATTGGCCCTGTATGGTGTATGGATGCTTATTTAGCTAAAGTCCTACCTAAATGGAAACTTCGTCAAAAATCAGCGATTACAAGCTGA
- a CDS encoding DUF3465 domain-containing protein, which translates to MKTQKNNWILLIVIALLVFAYVGLDLKQNSAQRGEVSSSVEQHGVDDQAKIMQAFQQQRSKLQVRSQGTVKTILPDDNDGSRHQRMILQLENGLTLLIAHNIDLAPRVDQLKKGDSVEFYGVYEYNDKGGVIHWTHHDPRRKHIDGWLKHNGRIYQ; encoded by the coding sequence ATGAAAACTCAAAAAAATAATTGGATCTTATTGATTGTCATTGCGTTACTGGTATTTGCTTATGTTGGTTTGGATCTTAAGCAAAATAGTGCACAACGTGGAGAGGTTTCCTCATCAGTTGAGCAACATGGTGTCGATGATCAAGCCAAGATCATGCAAGCCTTTCAGCAGCAACGAAGCAAACTTCAAGTGCGTTCACAAGGAACTGTGAAGACGATTCTTCCTGATGATAACGATGGCTCTAGGCATCAACGAATGATCCTTCAACTGGAGAATGGTTTGACGCTATTAATTGCACATAATATCGACTTGGCACCTAGGGTAGATCAACTGAAAAAAGGTGATAGCGTAGAGTTTTATGGCGTATATGAGTACAACGATAAAGGTGGGGTGATCCACTGGACGCATCACGATCCAAGAAGAAAACATATCGATGGTTGGTTAAAGCATAATGGACGAATATATCAATAA